A genomic region of Eschrichtius robustus isolate mEscRob2 chromosome 21, mEscRob2.pri, whole genome shotgun sequence contains the following coding sequences:
- the LOC137756019 gene encoding probable ATP-dependent RNA helicase DDX28 — protein sequence MALARRLRLLLLAARLLLAPRRDLTVRGPNEPLPVVRIPRALQQRQEERQNGQRSLPRPVLVRPGPLLISARRPELNQPARLTLGPWEPAPLASRGWRNRRAHGDHFSIERAQHEAPALRNLSPKGSFTNLGLELRVLSALQEAAPEVVQPTTVQSSTIPPLIHGRHILCAAETGSGKTLGYMLPLLQQLLGQPSLDPCRIPAPRGLVLVPSRELAEQVRAVAQPLGSSLGLQVRELGGGHGMSRIRLQLSKQPPADILVATPGALWKALKTQLISLEQLSLVLDEADTLLDESFLELVDYILEGSHIAEGPADLKDPFNPKAQLVLVGATFPEGVGQLLSKVASLDSLTTVTSDKLHCIMPHVRQTFMRLKGTEKVTGLVQILKQHDRAYRTGPAGTVLVFCNCSSTVNWLGYILDDHKIQHLRLQGQMPASMRAGIFQSFQKGSRDILLCTDIASRGLDSTQVELVINYDFPLTLQDYIHRAGRVGRVGSEVPGTLVSFVTHPWDVSLIQKIELAARRRRSLPGLGSSSVREPLHQQTLLQQAYI from the coding sequence ATGGCTCTAGCACGGCGGCTGCGGCTGTTGTTGCTCGCGGCTCGGTTGCTTCTGGCGCCTCGCCGGGACCTGACGGTCCGCGGTCCCAACGAGCCCCTGCCCGTGGTGCGCATCCCGCGGGCTCTACAGCAGCGGCAGGAAGAGCGGCAGAACGGGCAGCGGAGCCTCCCGCGGCCGGTGCTGGTGCGACCTGGGCCGCTGCTGATTTCAGCGCGGCGACCGGAGTTGAACCAGCCGGCACGCCTCACGCTGGGCCCTTGGGAGCCCGCGCCACTCGCTTCGCGCGGCTGGAGGAATCGGCGCGCCCACGGGGACCATTTCTCCATCGAGCGCGCGCAACATGAGGCTCCGGCGCTGCGGAACCTCTCGCCCAAGGGCAGCTTCACCAATCTGGGTCTGGAGCTCCGCGTTCTGAGCGCACTACAAGAGGCTGCTCCCGAAGTTGTTCAGCCCACAACCGTGCAGTCGAGTACCATTCCCCCACTCATTCATGGCCGCCACATCCTCTGCGCCGCAGAAACCGGCAGTGGCAAAACTCTCGGCTACATGCTACCTCTCCTTCAACAGCTCTTGGGCCAGCCAAGCCTGGACCCCTGTCGTATCCCTGCTCCTCGAGGCCTGGTTCTTGTGCCTTCTCGAGAATTAGCCGAACAGGTGCGGGCCGTGGCCCAGCCCTTGGGCAGCTCCTTGGGCCTCCAGGTGCGGGAGCTAGGGGGAGGCCATGGCATGAGTAGGATTAGGCTGCAACTGTCCAAACAACCTCCAGCAGATATACTAGTGGCCACTCCGGGGGCTCTGTGGAAGGCCCTGAAAACGCAACTCATCAGCCTGGAGCAGCTGTCCTTGGTGTTGGATGAGGCAGACACGCTGTTGGATGAAAGCTTCCTGGAACTGGTGGATTACATCTTGGAGGGGAGCCATATAGCAGAAGGCCCAGCTGACTTAAAAGACCCCTTCAATCCCAAAGCTCAGTTAGTGCTGGTGGGGGCCACATTTCCCGAAGGTGTAGGCCAGCTGCTGAGTAAAGTTGCCAGCTTAGACTCTCTAACTACCGTTACCAGTGACAAGCTCCACTGCATCATGCCTCATGTCAGACAGACATTCATGAGGCTGAAGGGAACAGAGAAGGTGACTGGCTTGGTGCAGATCCTCAAGCAGCATGACAGAGCATATAGGACTGGCCCCGCAGGAACTGTTCTGGTGTTCTGTAATTGCTCCAGCACTGTGAACTGGCTGGGGTATATTCTGGATGACCACAAAATCCAACACTTAAGACTGCAGGGACAGATGCCAGCCTCAATGAGAGCAGGCATCTTCCAGTCCTTCCAGAAGGGCTCCCGAGATATACTTCTCTGCACAGACATCGCCTCTCGGGGCCTGGACAGCACCCAGGTGGAGCTAGTCATCAATTATGATTTCCCTCTCACCCTGCAAGACTACATCCACAGAGCAGGGAGGGTGGGCCGGGTGGGGAGCGAGGTGCCAGGCACCCTCGTCAGCTTTGTGACCCATCCCTGGGACGTGAGCCTGATTCAGAAGATTGAGCTGGCAGCTCGCCGGAGGAGAAGCCTTCCAGGACTAGGGTCCTCCTCAGTGAGAGAGCCTTTGCACCAGCAGACCTTATTGCAGCAGGCTTATATATGA